From Methanospirillum lacunae:
AACCCTCCCACGGCATCAGGCAGTTGCCGATCTTGTAAAAAGAACAGGGCGGAGCGTTGAGACATCTGATAAAACATTTCTCGATCAGGTCCCGGATATCATCGAGCCTTTTGGTGAGGTAAAAGGGGAGGTAGGATTTTTTGTCGGTTGTATGTTCAACGGGAGGCTCCCTGAACGTGCACTAGATCTGCTGGAAGTAATGAAACGTGTCGGTATCAGGGTCATCATTCCAAAGGATCAGATCTGCTGCGGTTCTCCTCTCATACGAACAGGACAAACTTCTTTTCTCGATGAAATCAAAGAGAAAAATATCCGGGCATTCACGAGCCGTGGGATCACAACAGTAATGACCATGTGTGCCGGGTGTGGTTCAACCCTGAAACATGATTATGAGACCCCATTTACTGTCAAAGACGTTACAGAAATATTAACAGAAATAAAAATTCCCCTGCCTGCCCGTCTTGGTGAGATTGTAACCTACCACGATCCCTGTCACCTCATGAACGGACAGGGAATCAGTGAGCAACCCAGAGAGTTGATCAGAAGAGTCGCAGGATCGTTCGTTGAGATGCCAGCGCAGTGCTGTGGATCTGGCGGGGGAGTCAGATCTGGACTGCCTGAAGAGGCTGCAGCGCTAGGAGAACTGCGAAGAAGCGCCATCGAAGCGACAGGTGCTGATTCAGTCATCACGATCTGCCCGTTCTGCGAATACCATATTCAGGAACATACTGATAAACCAGTTAAAAATCTGATGACCCTTCTGCTTGAAGGTTACCGGAAAAAAGAGGCACAGTAACATCATAATGAGCCGGCGAGATCCCGATGAGGTGGATGCATACCTCCGGTCTTTTATTCTTGAAGATGACTCTTCAGGCCAGTGTACCTTTAGCGAGGGGACAACACTTCAGGATGTTATCTCAGTTTCAGGGGAAAAAATTACCAGGTACACAAATGAGTTCTGGA
This genomic window contains:
- the tfrB gene encoding fumarate reductase (CoM/CoB) subunit TfrB; amino-acid sequence: MIHLKVQISRFNPQGDLKPHTKQYAVDVNEGARILNVLQAIQSQDPTLSFRSSCRAGQCGSCAVRVNGEPKLACMAEATDRMLIEPLDLPVIKDLVVELVPGINSIPRIHPCDCHDIPDPAQIARLKPLRDCIECLSCVSACPAMKVTDFIGPTSMRAQMRIALDPRETESRIRDAIAQGLFTCTSCQRCRVVCPKEIEIPGKAIEKLREIANREGLTLPRHQAVADLVKRTGRSVETSDKTFLDQVPDIIEPFGEVKGEVGFFVGCMFNGRLPERALDLLEVMKRVGIRVIIPKDQICCGSPLIRTGQTSFLDEIKEKNIRAFTSRGITTVMTMCAGCGSTLKHDYETPFTVKDVTEILTEIKIPLPARLGEIVTYHDPCHLMNGQGISEQPRELIRRVAGSFVEMPAQCCGSGGGVRSGLPEEAAALGELRRSAIEATGADSVITICPFCEYHIQEHTDKPVKNLMTLLLEGYRKKEAQ